From Nicotiana tabacum cultivar K326 chromosome 15, ASM71507v2, whole genome shotgun sequence, the proteins below share one genomic window:
- the LOC107778689 gene encoding uncharacterized protein LOC107778689 translates to MQYVQQYVLAKYPEYCNGLVEEGDKIDLYTLCLTDESSANGKEKSPRRESSSPSFRSSNSELGKILLEPSRLLDILTKKTSYQGNFISIPEIQVRNRALQQCGVSEEEYLVVFRVTLKEAMMMIGECYPFFRGNYYMTILGEDYDCIREFVSFKDSKVIAAPESWLDLRIKGSQLSQYFRRKSKHSPKGLFAYPAYVEETRYSMHWISEAHRNSWHVLLDASGLDAGKERFALALHRPDFVLCTVDNTHAQPSKITCLLVRKQSFETAASSAN, encoded by the coding sequence ATTGCAATGGACTTGTGGAAGAAGGAGACAAAATTGATCTTTATACGCTTTGTCTGACCGATGAATCATCCGCTAATGGGAAAGAAAAATCCCCAAGGAGAGAGTCGTCGTCGCCTTCTTTTCGAAGTAGTAATTCAGAGTTGGGAAAAatcctattggaaccatcaagaTTGCTTGATATTCTCACCAAGAAAACTTCTTACCAAGGGAATTTCATTTCAATCCCAGAAATTCAAGTCCGAAATCGAGCTTTGCAACAATGTGGAGTAAGTGAAGAGGAGTACTTAGTTGTTTTTAGAGTTACACTAAAAGAAGCAATGATGATGATTGGAGAATGTTACCCTTTCTTCAGGGGAAATTACTACATGACAATTCTTGGTGAAGATTATGATTGTATAagggaatttgttagttttaaagatTCAAAAGTGATTGCAGCACCAGAATCATGGCTGGATTTGAGGATTAAAGGATCACAACTTAGCCAATATTTTAGGAGAAAATCTAAGCATAGTCCAAAAGGGCTATTTGCATATCCTGCTTACGTGGAAGAAACACGTTACTCGATGCATTGGATATCAGAAGCTCATAGAAATTCATGGCATGTTCTGTTAGATGCTTCTGGTTTGGATGCAGGAAAAGAAAGGTTCGCTTTAGCATTGCATCGACCGGATTTCGTGTTGTGTACAGTTGATAATACACATGCTCAGCCCTCAAAAATCACATGCCTTCTTGTAAGGAAACAATCCTTTGAAACAGCAGCCTCTTCAGCTAATTAA